A genomic region of Sulfobacillus acidophilus DSM 10332 contains the following coding sequences:
- a CDS encoding 5-methyltetrahydropteroyltriglutamate--homocysteine S-methyltransferase (PFAM: Cobalamin-independent synthase, Catalytic domain~COGs: COG0620 Methionine synthase II (cobalamin-independent)~InterPro IPR002629~KEGG: dtu:Dtur_1757 methionine synthase~PFAM: Methionine synthase, vitamin-B12 independent~PRIAM:5-methyltetrahydropteroyltriglutamate--homocy steineS-methyltransferase~SPTR: Methionine synthase vitamin-B12 independent) has translation MHKTLRTTSVGSFPKPRPLQEARARLRKGEITPDELKAIEREATEAVIRLQEKLGYDVLVHGEMERGDMVAYFAEHWKGFSESLPVRSYGNRYYRKPIVEGPVAGNPGLTVESWKIASALTDRPVKGMLTGPYTICDWSFNVHYPDRRALVLDLARVVHEEAKALEAAGAEFIQIDEPAISTRPEEIDLAIEAMGIVTEGLKAHTISHICYGRFDLIYPALLDLPVRQLDLEAANGHFQLLELLAQYPWPDDKELALGVVDVHSHRVESVDEVKAGIRRALEFIPADHLYIDPDCGLKTRTWDEAEAKLAVVAEAVRQLREEEGLR, from the coding sequence ATGCATAAAACGTTACGGACGACCAGTGTGGGAAGCTTTCCGAAACCTCGGCCGCTCCAAGAGGCCCGGGCCCGTTTACGCAAGGGCGAAATCACCCCTGATGAGCTCAAAGCTATTGAGCGTGAAGCGACGGAAGCCGTGATTCGGCTACAGGAAAAATTGGGTTATGACGTCTTGGTTCATGGAGAAATGGAACGCGGAGACATGGTCGCGTACTTCGCGGAACATTGGAAAGGATTTAGCGAATCGCTGCCGGTGCGGTCCTACGGCAACCGCTATTATCGTAAACCGATCGTTGAAGGACCGGTCGCCGGTAATCCGGGTCTCACCGTCGAATCATGGAAAATCGCCAGCGCATTGACCGATCGTCCGGTCAAAGGGATGCTAACCGGCCCGTATACGATTTGCGACTGGTCCTTTAACGTGCACTACCCCGATCGGCGGGCGTTAGTGTTGGATTTGGCCCGGGTTGTGCATGAAGAAGCCAAAGCGTTGGAAGCGGCGGGGGCCGAGTTTATTCAAATTGACGAACCGGCCATTTCCACCCGGCCGGAAGAAATTGATTTGGCCATTGAGGCGATGGGGATTGTGACCGAAGGGTTAAAGGCGCACACGATTAGCCATATTTGTTACGGGCGGTTTGACTTGATCTATCCCGCGCTGTTGGATTTGCCGGTGCGTCAGCTCGACTTGGAGGCGGCCAACGGGCATTTTCAGTTGCTGGAACTCTTGGCGCAATATCCGTGGCCGGACGACAAGGAACTGGCGTTAGGCGTTGTCGATGTCCACAGTCACCGGGTGGAATCGGTCGACGAGGTCAAGGCGGGCATTCGGCGAGCTCTGGAATTTATTCCGGCCGACCACCTCTACATCGACCCCGATTGCGGGCTCAAAACCCGGACCTGGGATGAGGCGGAGGCCAAGTTGGCGGTCGTTGCCGAGGCCGTTCGGCAATTACGCGAGGAAGAGGGACTCCGGTGA
- a CDS encoding L-threonine synthase (PFAM: Pyridoxal-phosphate dependent enzyme~TIGRFAM: threonine synthase~COGs: COG0498 Threonine synthase~InterPro IPR004450:IPR001926~KEGG: ddr:Deide_01270 threonine synthase~PFAM: Pyridoxal phosphate-dependent enzyme, beta subunit~PRIAM: Threonine synthase~SPTR: Putative Threonine synthase;~TIGRFAM: Threonine synthase), whose product MSGVIQRYRKYLDLPDLEPVSLGEGSTPLIPWSQWHNTRVWLKLEGMNPTGSFKDRGMTVAVSIARHEGAKAVICASTGNTAASAAAYAGRAGLSALVVVPQGQVTREKMLQASAYGATLLAVEGNFDAALALVRRTADENPAIALVNSVNPWRLRGQETGAYEVVDSLGHAPAALVIPVGNAGNISAYFQGFRRYGRGIPQMMGIQAEGASPLVKGEFFEHPQTVASAIRIGKPASAHLAREAVAESRGRFFAVSDALILAAQKELARGGVYVEPASATAYAGLKQLFEMGAIPAGDVVAVLTGSGLKDGTTPLQWVDAEPVVTTADTILSTINQLLSKKEQDAHVAH is encoded by the coding sequence ATGTCCGGCGTGATCCAACGCTACCGCAAATATCTCGATTTACCGGATCTGGAACCCGTGTCCTTAGGTGAAGGCTCTACGCCCTTAATTCCCTGGAGCCAGTGGCATAACACCCGGGTCTGGCTTAAGTTGGAAGGGATGAATCCCACCGGATCGTTCAAAGACCGAGGTATGACGGTGGCCGTCAGTATTGCACGCCATGAAGGCGCCAAAGCCGTCATTTGTGCCTCCACCGGTAATACGGCGGCATCCGCCGCCGCTTATGCCGGACGGGCGGGATTATCCGCGTTGGTGGTCGTACCCCAAGGCCAAGTCACCCGAGAAAAAATGTTGCAAGCCAGTGCCTATGGTGCCACGTTGTTGGCTGTCGAAGGTAATTTCGATGCCGCGCTGGCCCTCGTCCGACGGACCGCGGACGAAAACCCGGCGATTGCCTTGGTCAATTCCGTCAACCCCTGGCGGCTTCGGGGGCAAGAAACGGGAGCCTACGAAGTCGTCGACAGCTTGGGTCATGCGCCGGCCGCGTTAGTGATTCCGGTCGGCAATGCCGGTAACATTTCGGCTTACTTTCAAGGGTTTCGCCGCTACGGGCGGGGAATTCCGCAGATGATGGGCATTCAGGCCGAAGGGGCTAGCCCGCTGGTAAAAGGCGAATTTTTCGAACACCCGCAAACGGTCGCGTCGGCCATCCGGATTGGTAAACCGGCCAGTGCCCATCTGGCCCGAGAAGCCGTGGCCGAGTCCCGAGGGCGATTTTTCGCCGTCAGCGATGCCCTCATTCTGGCCGCCCAAAAGGAATTGGCCCGCGGCGGAGTGTACGTTGAGCCGGCCTCCGCGACCGCGTACGCCGGGTTAAAGCAGTTATTCGAGATGGGAGCGATCCCGGCGGGGGACGTGGTGGCCGTTTTAACCGGGTCGGGCCTCAAAGACGGTACCACCCCTCTTCAGTGGGTCGATGCCGAACCGGTGGTCACCACTGCCGATACGATTTTATCCACGATTAATCAGCTGTTGTCCAAAAAGGAGCAGGACGCCCATGTGGCACATTAA
- a CDS encoding homoserine kinase (PFAM: GHMP kinases C terminal; GHMP kinases N terminal domain~TIGRFAM: homoserine kinase~COGs: COG0083 Homoserine kinase~HAMAP: Homoserine kinase~InterPro IPR000870:IPR006204:IPR013750~KEGG: pjd:Pjdr2_4406 homoserine kinase~PFAM: GHMP kinase; GHMP kinase, C-terminal~SPTR: Homoserine kinase;~TIGRFAM: Homoserine kinase) → MWHIKVPASTANLGSGFDSLGMALSIYLECWFTLDDSLAIEVRGEGRGMIPETSDNLVWRTADTLYRHVTGSPMPTGRLKVVSQIPLARGLGSSAAAIVAGLLLANTVLEKRLTVDELMEWALKLEGHPDNVAAALYGGFVFAWNDGRRVHVHHYRSPELKVLLIIPSFHVSTEAARQVLPTQVSLEDALFNSQRLALWIHAVSQRDWSLLRYAGEDRLHQPYREALVPGMRPIIEGALAAGAEFAALSGSGPTMIALVSPDRLEGVRRRVFEIAEAVFPEGFTVHETAPSPWGAQSVLDSWRWRSASNIPWHTRLLQTSTQV, encoded by the coding sequence ATGTGGCACATTAAGGTGCCGGCCAGCACCGCCAATCTCGGATCGGGGTTCGACAGTTTAGGCATGGCGCTCTCGATCTACCTCGAATGCTGGTTTACCTTGGACGACAGCCTCGCCATCGAAGTCCGCGGCGAAGGTCGCGGCATGATTCCGGAAACGAGCGACAACCTCGTATGGCGAACCGCCGACACGTTATATCGACACGTGACCGGCTCCCCCATGCCGACGGGTCGGCTGAAAGTCGTCAGCCAAATTCCCTTGGCGCGCGGGTTGGGTTCGAGCGCCGCTGCCATTGTCGCCGGCTTATTATTGGCGAATACCGTACTGGAAAAGCGCTTAACGGTCGACGAGTTGATGGAGTGGGCGCTTAAATTAGAAGGTCATCCGGATAATGTGGCGGCCGCGTTATATGGAGGCTTCGTATTTGCGTGGAACGATGGTCGGCGTGTCCATGTGCACCATTACCGATCGCCGGAATTAAAAGTTCTGCTGATTATTCCCTCGTTTCACGTCTCCACGGAGGCCGCTCGGCAAGTGTTGCCGACTCAAGTGTCGCTAGAGGATGCCTTATTCAATAGCCAACGGCTGGCCCTCTGGATTCATGCGGTGTCTCAGCGGGATTGGTCCCTTTTGCGGTATGCGGGAGAGGATCGCTTGCACCAACCGTACCGAGAAGCTTTAGTCCCTGGCATGCGGCCGATTATCGAGGGGGCTTTGGCGGCGGGGGCCGAATTTGCCGCGTTGTCCGGTTCCGGACCCACGATGATAGCCTTGGTCTCTCCCGACCGTTTAGAAGGCGTGCGCCGCCGGGTGTTTGAGATAGCCGAAGCCGTGTTTCCGGAGGGCTTTACGGTCCATGAAACCGCTCCTAGCCCCTGGGGCGCCCAATCGGTGCTCGATTCTTGGCGGTGGCGCAGCGCCTCCAACATTCCTTGGCATACCCGCCTTTTACAGACATCGACCCAAGTATAA
- a CDS encoding Serine--glyoxylate transaminase (PFAM: Aminotransferase class-V~COGs: COG0075 Serine-pyruvate aminotransferase/ aspartate aminotransferase~InterPro IPR000192~KEGG: tmr:Tmar_0516 aminotransferase class V~PFAM: Aminotransferase, class V/Cysteine desulfurase~PRIAM: Serine--glyoxylate transaminase~SPTR: Aminotransferase class V): protein MLDTPHILLPGPTPVPERVQQAMLRSMSDHRGNVFEPVLARVYARLAALLHVGNAGRVAVLPASGTGGLEAAIQNFFQPGDHVLSVETGLFGKRFKEIAQAMDIQVETVAFEWGQAFDEGQVLEVLERTPVKGVLLTHNETSTGVLNPVETLAPRIRALPHSPLILVDSISGVPSVPFNLMQSQADVIIAASQKGFMCPPGLAILGLSGRAVEHVLKDRRGRHYLDLRPYLDGHLPYTPAVSLIYGLDAALELLDEEGEAARLARHRQLAQMARAFGEAAGLPPLVGENVTSPTVTALSVPAPLTPADLRRQAAERGLQIAGGLGPWHHSAIRIGHVGAVDAADLWGGLGILAHMVPNPLPALEAAFTAWKSPSPVFS from the coding sequence GTGCTAGACACCCCGCATATTTTGTTGCCCGGCCCTACCCCCGTCCCCGAACGGGTCCAACAAGCCATGTTACGCAGCATGTCCGATCATCGCGGAAACGTCTTCGAGCCGGTATTAGCGCGGGTGTACGCCCGCTTGGCAGCCCTCTTACATGTCGGGAATGCCGGCCGCGTCGCCGTTTTGCCGGCTTCAGGAACCGGTGGTCTGGAAGCCGCGATCCAAAACTTTTTTCAGCCCGGCGATCACGTCCTATCGGTGGAAACCGGCCTTTTCGGCAAGCGGTTTAAAGAAATTGCCCAGGCGATGGATATCCAGGTCGAAACCGTCGCCTTTGAATGGGGCCAGGCCTTTGACGAGGGGCAAGTACTTGAAGTGCTGGAACGTACGCCGGTCAAAGGCGTTTTATTGACCCATAACGAAACCTCCACGGGCGTACTCAACCCGGTCGAAACCCTGGCCCCGCGTATTCGCGCGCTGCCCCACTCGCCTTTAATCTTAGTGGATAGCATCAGCGGCGTGCCGTCGGTACCGTTCAATCTGATGCAGTCGCAAGCCGACGTGATTATTGCGGCCTCGCAAAAGGGATTTATGTGCCCACCGGGCTTGGCGATCCTGGGCCTGTCGGGACGCGCCGTCGAACACGTTCTCAAGGATCGTCGCGGACGCCATTATCTCGATCTCCGGCCGTACCTGGACGGCCATTTACCCTACACCCCGGCGGTTTCCTTAATTTACGGTCTCGACGCCGCCTTAGAACTCCTGGACGAAGAAGGCGAAGCGGCCCGTTTGGCCCGGCACCGACAACTGGCGCAGATGGCACGGGCATTCGGCGAAGCGGCGGGACTCCCCCCCTTGGTGGGCGAGAATGTTACCTCCCCCACCGTCACCGCCTTATCGGTACCGGCTCCTTTAACGCCGGCAGACCTGCGCCGTCAGGCGGCGGAGAGGGGTTTACAAATTGCCGGAGGCCTCGGGCCGTGGCATCATTCGGCCATCCGTATCGGTCATGTCGGCGCGGTTGATGCGGCCGACTTATGGGGCGGATTAGGTATTTTGGCCCACATGGTGCCGAATCCCCTCCCGGCGCTTGAAGCCGCATTTACCGCCTGGAAATCTCCGTCTCCGGTTTTCTCCTAA
- a CDS encoding Cobalamin-independent synthase MetE domain protein (PFAM: Cobalamin-independent synthase, N-terminal domain~COGs: COG0620 Methionine synthase II (cobalamin-independent)~InterPro IPR013215~KEGG: dtu:Dtur_1756 cobalamin-independent synthase MetE domain protein~PFAM: Cobalamin (vitamin B12)-independent methionine synthase MetE, N-terminal~SPTR: Cobalamin-independent synthase MetE domain protein) codes for MKTCVLGSYPKIPAAGGPSVRTAIQRFEAGKIGPRDLYLTYRDVTDRVLALARTYELDMTTDGQIRWNDLLDPLTRDIDNLRASGLLRLFDNNFYYRHPVITGRLQFQGGTLAAWVREAVQRSSVPVMVALPGPFTVLALSEDQSYHDSTSLLKDLVEVLALEAESLAETGIVEIQWDEPALATGSLRPTSQEVAEVYRDLTADARTPMAVALYWGRSTPWLDAFQSLPLSRLSVDLVHDAEIVSRLADSGWPTAVGLGVFNAREVRLEDSGQVAKTIDPVLRRMGSDRVWVHPNSGLELLPPDRAEAKLARVQEFRRFILGQEG; via the coding sequence GTGAAAACTTGTGTGCTGGGATCCTATCCCAAAATTCCTGCAGCGGGTGGTCCGAGCGTGCGGACAGCCATTCAACGGTTTGAAGCCGGAAAAATTGGCCCGCGGGATCTCTATCTGACATACCGCGATGTGACGGATCGGGTATTGGCGCTGGCGCGTACCTACGAGCTGGACATGACCACCGATGGGCAAATTCGCTGGAACGACCTGTTGGATCCCTTAACGCGGGACATCGATAATTTACGGGCATCCGGCCTGCTTCGGCTCTTCGACAATAACTTTTATTACCGCCATCCGGTCATTACCGGTCGGTTGCAATTTCAGGGCGGGACGCTCGCCGCTTGGGTTCGCGAAGCGGTTCAGCGTTCCTCGGTACCGGTCATGGTGGCGCTACCGGGACCCTTTACCGTGTTGGCGTTGTCGGAGGATCAAAGTTATCACGACTCGACCAGCCTCCTCAAAGATCTGGTTGAGGTATTGGCGTTGGAAGCCGAGTCGTTGGCGGAAACCGGCATTGTGGAGATTCAATGGGATGAACCGGCACTGGCCACCGGATCTCTTCGGCCGACGAGCCAAGAGGTGGCGGAGGTCTACCGCGATCTGACCGCCGATGCCCGGACACCGATGGCCGTAGCACTATATTGGGGGCGGTCGACGCCTTGGCTCGACGCATTTCAGTCCCTGCCGCTTTCCCGACTGTCCGTCGACCTGGTGCATGATGCGGAGATTGTTTCGCGCCTGGCAGACTCCGGATGGCCGACGGCGGTGGGTTTGGGCGTGTTTAACGCGCGGGAAGTGCGGTTGGAAGATAGCGGGCAGGTAGCCAAGACCATTGACCCGGTGCTTCGGCGGATGGGGTCGGACCGGGTATGGGTCCATCCCAATTCCGGATTGGAATTGCTGCCGCCTGATCGGGCAGAGGCCAAACTGGCTCGGGTTCAGGAATTTCGCCGTTTTATTTTAGGTCAGGAAGGATAG
- a CDS encoding aspartate kinase (PFAM: ACT domain; Amino acid kinase family~TIGRFAM: aspartate kinase, monofunctional class; aspartate kinase~COGs: COG0527 Aspartokinase~InterPro IPR001341:IPR001048:IPR002912~KEGG: tmr:Tmar_0384 aspartate kinase~PFAM: Aspartate/glutamate/uridylate kinase; Amino acid-binding ACT~SPTR: Aspartokinase;~TIGRFAM: Aspartate kinase region) has product MLVVQKYGGSSLATTELVKHVATKITQTVQQGNQVVVVVSAMGDTTDDLIARSEDLVTNPVAREMDALLATGEMQSAALMAMTLSAQGTPARSFSGWQAGIRTDGEHGKARIQAVNPEALQAALAEGIVPVVTGFQGIGPDGAVTTLGRGGSDLTAIAIAAALDADRCEIYSDVAGVFTADPRVVPLAHPLAALSYDEMLELASQGAQVLQTQAVLYARGAGVAVHARSTFDDEPGTVVRDDVRSSDGPVTAVALDSHITKMALLGVPDTPGVAAYVCEQLASSGINIDLVFQAVSHEDERADIALTIADSDRDKARGILTQVLKDLGGRQLLVDSEVAKVSAVGAGVRNHPGVAATMFRALADAEINIQMISTSEIKIACIIHRHEAQQALNRIHAAFNLEDRD; this is encoded by the coding sequence ATGTTGGTCGTACAAAAATATGGAGGCAGTTCGTTAGCGACGACCGAATTGGTGAAGCATGTGGCGACCAAGATCACCCAAACGGTTCAACAGGGCAATCAAGTGGTGGTGGTGGTATCCGCGATGGGGGATACCACGGATGACCTCATTGCCCGGTCGGAAGATTTGGTCACGAATCCGGTCGCGCGAGAAATGGATGCTCTATTAGCCACCGGCGAAATGCAATCGGCGGCCTTGATGGCGATGACGTTATCGGCCCAAGGGACTCCGGCCCGATCGTTTTCCGGGTGGCAGGCGGGTATTCGAACGGACGGAGAACACGGGAAGGCGCGCATCCAAGCCGTCAATCCGGAGGCGCTACAAGCGGCGTTGGCCGAAGGCATTGTCCCGGTGGTTACCGGTTTTCAAGGCATCGGCCCTGACGGGGCGGTGACCACGCTGGGACGTGGCGGCTCCGATTTAACCGCCATAGCGATTGCGGCCGCACTGGACGCGGATCGCTGTGAAATCTATTCGGATGTGGCCGGGGTATTTACGGCGGATCCCCGCGTGGTGCCGTTAGCGCACCCGCTGGCGGCTTTATCGTACGATGAAATGTTGGAGTTGGCGAGTCAAGGGGCACAGGTCCTCCAAACCCAGGCGGTGCTTTACGCCCGTGGAGCGGGGGTGGCAGTCCACGCCCGTTCGACCTTTGATGATGAGCCGGGTACGGTCGTCCGAGACGATGTGCGATCATCCGACGGTCCGGTGACGGCCGTGGCGTTAGATTCTCATATCACGAAGATGGCATTGCTCGGTGTACCGGATACGCCCGGGGTGGCGGCCTATGTGTGTGAGCAATTGGCCTCGTCAGGCATTAACATTGACTTGGTCTTTCAAGCGGTATCGCATGAGGATGAACGGGCCGATATCGCTCTGACGATTGCGGATAGCGACCGCGACAAGGCCCGCGGTATTTTGACCCAGGTGTTAAAGGACTTAGGCGGTCGGCAACTGTTGGTGGATTCGGAAGTGGCCAAGGTGTCCGCGGTCGGGGCGGGGGTCCGTAATCATCCGGGCGTGGCGGCCACCATGTTTCGCGCATTGGCCGATGCCGAAATCAATATCCAGATGATCTCGACCTCGGAAATCAAAATCGCCTGTATCATTCACCGACACGAAGCCCAGCAGGCGTTAAACCGGATTCACGCCGCATTTAACCTCGAAGACCGGGACTAA
- a CDS encoding Methionine synthase., Methylenetetrahydrofolate reductase (NAD(P)H) (PFAM: Methylenetetrahydrofolate reductase; Homocysteine S-methyltransferase~COGs: COG0646 Methionine synthase I (cobalamin-dependent) methyltransferase domain~InterPro IPR003726:IPR003171~KEGG: tro:trd_1049 bifunctional homocysteine S-methyltransferase/5,10-methylenetetrahydrofolate reductase protein~PFAM: Homocysteine S-methyltransferase; Methylenetetrahydrofolate reductase~PRIAM: Methionine synthase., Methylenetetrahydrofolate reductase (NAD(P)H)~SPTR: Methylenetetrahydrofolate reductase): MKPLAEALSHGLWLADGAIGTWFLSQGVEPHQLPLLPLDHPDLVIRCHLEYLQAGAQIIETHSFSANRSKLAAMGWDGSVGELNRRAAQLARHARDIFGEPAYVLGSLGPLAVPVDSPIVPGLDRAEAETVYREAVAGLLAGGVDGFLVETMSDLATVEAAVSAIRAESDLPIVVSFAFSPLGTTLYGITPEAAVEAVMTLPGGPPAAIGANCGSGPSPLLDAVIRMAEKARTYQLPVVAYPNAGEPALRDGHVHYPASPDYMATIAPALKAAGCAVIGGCCGTTPSHIRAIRQNMQGDLHPQLTARPGWSLTEDVVPKSPDPEWSRPPRLVHELLAQQFVLSVELDPPRGPNLTRLVDAARQLEEEQVDVINVADSPMARVRLGALATARLIQERTRLATILHFTTRDRNLMGLQSDLLGAFALGLTNILCLTGDPPGLGDYAHATAVYDLDSIGLTKVLAGFNQGLDALGQPLGSPTVFSIGVGVNPTADPLEKEIERFRQKVAAGAHYAMSQPIYAPEQFYRFLDALGGPLPIPLILGIMPLVSYRQALYLHNEVPGITIPPEVLSRFESVQDGVHVGIELALELIQALRAGIHGIYLVPSFNRVEPLVPLIREIRRLTR; encoded by the coding sequence GTGAAACCGCTGGCCGAGGCGCTGAGCCATGGACTTTGGCTGGCTGACGGCGCAATCGGAACCTGGTTTTTGTCCCAAGGGGTAGAGCCCCACCAACTGCCCTTGTTGCCGTTGGATCATCCGGATTTGGTCATCCGCTGCCATCTGGAATATTTGCAAGCCGGTGCCCAGATCATTGAAACGCATAGTTTTTCGGCTAACCGGAGCAAATTGGCGGCTATGGGCTGGGACGGATCGGTCGGGGAGTTAAACCGGCGGGCGGCTCAACTGGCCCGCCACGCCCGGGATATTTTTGGCGAGCCGGCCTATGTGCTCGGCTCGCTGGGCCCTTTGGCCGTCCCGGTGGATTCCCCGATTGTGCCGGGGCTTGACCGGGCCGAGGCGGAAACCGTCTATCGGGAAGCGGTAGCAGGGCTTCTGGCCGGCGGGGTGGACGGGTTTTTGGTGGAGACGATGTCGGACTTGGCGACGGTTGAAGCGGCGGTTTCGGCCATCCGCGCCGAAAGCGATTTGCCGATCGTGGTCTCCTTCGCGTTCTCCCCGTTGGGCACCACACTCTATGGGATTACGCCGGAGGCTGCCGTAGAAGCCGTGATGACGCTTCCGGGCGGGCCGCCGGCGGCCATCGGCGCCAACTGCGGCAGTGGTCCCTCCCCGCTCTTGGATGCGGTCATCCGGATGGCGGAAAAGGCTCGTACGTATCAGCTGCCGGTTGTGGCCTATCCGAACGCGGGGGAGCCGGCTCTACGGGACGGCCATGTGCACTATCCGGCGTCTCCGGACTACATGGCCACGATTGCACCGGCGTTAAAGGCGGCCGGCTGCGCGGTGATCGGCGGCTGTTGCGGCACGACTCCGAGCCATATTCGGGCGATTCGACAAAACATGCAAGGGGACCTGCATCCCCAATTGACGGCCCGGCCGGGTTGGAGTCTGACGGAAGATGTAGTACCGAAAAGCCCGGATCCGGAATGGAGCCGCCCGCCACGCCTCGTGCACGAGCTGTTGGCACAGCAGTTTGTGCTGAGCGTCGAATTGGATCCCCCGCGTGGCCCTAATTTAACGCGATTAGTGGATGCGGCCCGGCAACTGGAAGAGGAACAGGTCGATGTCATCAATGTGGCCGATTCGCCGATGGCCCGGGTACGGTTGGGCGCCTTGGCCACAGCCCGTTTAATTCAAGAACGGACGCGGCTGGCGACCATTTTACACTTTACCACTCGCGATCGAAATCTCATGGGCCTGCAAAGTGATTTATTAGGGGCGTTTGCACTCGGGTTGACCAATATTTTGTGTTTAACCGGTGACCCGCCGGGACTCGGCGACTATGCGCACGCCACGGCGGTTTATGATTTGGATTCCATTGGGCTCACCAAGGTTTTGGCCGGCTTTAACCAAGGGCTGGATGCCCTGGGGCAACCTCTGGGATCGCCGACGGTTTTTTCGATTGGCGTGGGGGTGAATCCTACGGCAGATCCGCTAGAAAAAGAAATCGAGCGCTTTCGGCAGAAAGTGGCCGCCGGGGCTCATTATGCCATGTCGCAACCCATCTATGCGCCCGAGCAGTTCTATCGCTTTTTGGATGCGCTCGGGGGTCCGTTGCCCATCCCGCTGATTTTGGGGATTATGCCCTTGGTATCGTATCGACAAGCGCTATATTTGCATAACGAAGTGCCGGGAATCACGATTCCGCCCGAGGTGCTGAGCCGCTTCGAGTCGGTTCAAGACGGTGTTCACGTCGGGATCGAGCTGGCGTTGGAACTTATTCAAGCCTTACGGGCCGGAATTCACGGGATCTATTTGGTACCGTCTTTTAATCGCGTCGAACCATTGGTGCCTCTGATTCGGGAAATTCGACGGCTCACCCGATAA